A genomic stretch from Corynebacterium terpenotabidum Y-11 includes:
- a CDS encoding TSUP family transporter, translating into MTGLGLLLLAGAGFLAAAVQAVTGAGFGLVAAPLVTLLAPGLVPGPLLVVSVVLMGLAVVTGHRTGGRLGRADARLLIPAVVGIVSGAAAMSPALGWVSEHGALVRTVVGVGVLAAVVPMLVPGFPPPAAGPAGVGGAGVMAGVLTVLAALPGPPLILTYPAKDAARYRTGLAALFLVASVAALAVLGVGSAVAPDGWDGVGWFSLGVLTGFGVGAATCRRLPLSVVTYGSRLTVLAAGVALLVPGAR; encoded by the coding sequence GTGACAGGGCTGGGGTTGCTGCTGTTGGCCGGTGCCGGCTTCCTCGCCGCCGCTGTGCAGGCCGTCACCGGCGCCGGCTTCGGTCTGGTCGCCGCGCCGCTGGTGACGCTGCTGGCCCCGGGGCTGGTCCCGGGCCCGTTGCTGGTGGTCTCGGTGGTGCTGATGGGGCTTGCCGTGGTCACGGGACACCGCACGGGAGGACGCCTCGGGCGGGCTGATGCCCGCCTGCTGATCCCGGCTGTGGTCGGGATTGTCTCCGGTGCGGCGGCGATGTCCCCGGCATTGGGATGGGTGTCGGAGCATGGGGCACTCGTGAGGACGGTTGTCGGGGTGGGCGTCCTCGCGGCGGTCGTCCCTATGCTGGTGCCCGGCTTTCCGCCGCCTGCGGCGGGCCCGGCGGGCGTGGGTGGGGCGGGAGTGATGGCCGGCGTGCTCACAGTGCTCGCAGCTCTGCCCGGCCCACCACTGATTCTCACTTATCCGGCGAAGGACGCGGCACGCTACCGCACCGGACTGGCGGCGCTTTTCCTGGTCGCGTCTGTGGCCGCGTTGGCAGTGCTCGGAGTCGGCTCCGCTGTGGCTCCGGACGGATGGGACGGCGTGGGATGGTTCTCCCTCGGAGTGCTCACGGGTTTCGGCGTCGGAGCTGCCACCTGCCGGCGGTTGCCACTGTCGGTGGTGACCTACGGCAGTCGGCTGACTGTGCTGGCTGCCGGGGTGGCGCTGCTGGTGCCCGGAGCCAGGTGA
- a CDS encoding SDR family NAD(P)-dependent oxidoreductase — MNAPSPAAPVAVITGASSGIGAASARALAAAGYHVVLGARRVDKLTAAADECGGTAIALDVTDQASVDAFAAAVTGTMGRCDLLVNNAGGAIGTESVAEANVDDWQWMYDTNVLGTLRVTKALLPLLIASGDGQVMTIGSIAAREPYRGGAGYNAAKHGIAAMTRVLRLELLGQPVRVCEIDPGMANTEFSTVRFRGDTEAADNVYAGMEPLTAEDIADAIAWVATRPARVNIDQMLIMPRDQAAAQQIHRV; from the coding sequence ATGAACGCTCCCTCTCCCGCAGCTCCCGTCGCCGTCATCACCGGGGCATCCTCCGGAATCGGCGCCGCGAGCGCCCGGGCACTGGCTGCCGCCGGATACCACGTGGTCCTCGGGGCCCGCCGGGTCGACAAGCTCACCGCCGCCGCCGACGAGTGCGGTGGTACCGCCATCGCCCTCGACGTGACCGACCAGGCGTCCGTCGACGCCTTCGCCGCCGCAGTGACCGGGACAATGGGCCGCTGTGATCTGCTGGTCAACAATGCCGGAGGCGCGATCGGTACCGAGTCCGTCGCCGAAGCGAACGTCGATGACTGGCAGTGGATGTATGACACGAACGTGCTCGGTACGCTGCGGGTCACCAAGGCCCTGCTGCCGCTGCTCATCGCCTCGGGTGACGGGCAGGTCATGACCATCGGCTCCATCGCCGCCCGTGAGCCCTACCGCGGTGGGGCCGGCTACAATGCCGCCAAGCACGGTATCGCGGCAATGACCCGGGTGCTCCGCCTGGAACTGCTCGGTCAGCCGGTACGGGTCTGCGAGATCGACCCGGGCATGGCGAACACCGAGTTCTCCACGGTCCGTTTCCGTGGCGACACCGAAGCCGCCGACAACGTCTACGCCGGGATGGAGCCGCTCACCGCCGAGGACATCGCCGACGCCATCGCGTGGGTCGCCACCCGGCCGGCGCGGGTGAACATCGACCAGATGCTCATCATGCCGCGTGACCAGGCGGCCGCCCAGCAGATCCACCGGGTGTGA